Proteins encoded together in one Bombiscardovia nodaiensis window:
- a CDS encoding LysR family transcriptional regulator — translation MAQIENIRDLEILAAFAQTHSFTETAYELNLSQPTISLAIKRLEKQLGKPLVERRRFGAGGVQLTEAGLVAVAHVQQVLTELDTLGLAVSAVGQSRTRRIGLPPIISSLLAWESADSRPLSLAGLTGSLSLQTVGSGRLLDQMRQHQVDYGAVAAVEDQLAITGVETRKMITYPFGLAGSQSLISRIGANTSGGIAVNDLAHLPESVRFVTLNHEFIHAQASDALLRQHIPASRIIEVADLDTLKAITAAGIALSFITSAGVDAGEGISFLPFTDAKAPQFNIYLFHDRDRATTPGAEADIQAFTHYASHQLASARF, via the coding sequence ATGGCGCAGATTGAAAATATCCGCGACTTGGAAATCCTCGCGGCCTTCGCTCAGACCCACTCATTTACTGAGACTGCGTATGAGCTGAACCTCTCTCAGCCCACTATTTCACTGGCCATTAAGCGCTTGGAAAAGCAGCTGGGCAAGCCCCTGGTGGAGCGCCGACGCTTCGGAGCGGGCGGTGTGCAACTGACTGAGGCGGGCCTGGTGGCTGTGGCGCATGTGCAGCAGGTGCTCACCGAACTCGATACCCTGGGCTTGGCTGTTTCCGCAGTGGGCCAGAGCCGGACCAGGCGCATCGGCTTGCCGCCTATTATCTCCTCTCTTTTAGCCTGGGAGTCGGCGGACAGTAGGCCTCTTTCTCTGGCGGGTTTGACTGGCAGTCTTTCCTTGCAAACTGTGGGCTCGGGTCGTCTGCTCGACCAGATGCGCCAGCACCAGGTGGATTATGGGGCTGTGGCTGCTGTGGAGGATCAGCTGGCCATTACCGGAGTGGAAACCCGCAAGATGATCACCTATCCCTTTGGTCTGGCGGGCAGTCAGAGCCTCATCAGCCGTATCGGTGCCAACACTAGCGGCGGCATAGCGGTAAACGACCTGGCGCACCTGCCTGAGTCGGTCCGTTTCGTCACGCTCAACCATGAGTTCATCCACGCGCAAGCCTCGGATGCCCTCCTGCGCCAGCATATCCCCGCCTCCCGCATTATCGAAGTAGCCGACCTCGACACTCTCAAAGCCATCACCGCGGCTGGCATCGCCCTGAGCTTCATCACTTCAGCTGGCGTGGACGCAGGCGAGGGCATCAGTTTTCTGCCTTTCACCGACGCTAAGGCTCCCCAGTTCAACATCTACCTCTTCCACGACCGCGACCGTGCCACCACCCCCGGCGCCGAAGCCGACATCCAGGCCTTCACCCACTACGCCAGCCACCAGCTCGCCTCCGCCCGCTTCTAG
- the fucP gene encoding MFS transporter, producing MQKANKWVETPDGYVSKTPIFQFVLVTLLFTLWAIGSSLNDILITQFKTVFDLSDFATAFVQSAFFGGYFIIAVPAALFIKKTSYKMGIVAGLAFFALGCFMFFPASRVATYEIFLFAIFVEAIGLSFLETSGDTYATLLGPKRMGTLRINISQTMNALGNIIGILLGKYLVFQDSNLKAEMSKLSKAEATKFGEEQLARTLEPYKYLLMILLVLLVVFAFTKFPSGRPKTKSGQVASASMGETLRYLAKNSRFQRGVLAQFLYIGVQIGIWSFTIRLALELFPHFSDRYAANFMLYSYVCFFVGRIVGSYLLTRFRETRVLAVYICIGTVLLLGTTLIHSILAIWLAVGASFFMGPSWPTIYSRTLETVEDRRYTETAGAFVVMAIVGGAILPAVQGLLSDATNMQFSFILPTVEFALVAVYFFSEMKHDKLTPAQLKSAEAAKTSEVEAGTHAAVGE from the coding sequence ATGCAAAAGGCAAACAAATGGGTTGAGACCCCGGACGGATATGTGAGCAAAACTCCCATCTTCCAATTCGTGCTCGTCACCCTCCTCTTCACGCTCTGGGCCATCGGCTCAAGTTTGAACGACATTCTCATTACCCAGTTCAAAACCGTGTTCGACTTAAGCGATTTCGCCACCGCTTTCGTGCAGAGCGCCTTCTTCGGCGGCTACTTCATTATCGCCGTCCCCGCCGCCCTCTTTATCAAGAAAACGTCCTACAAGATGGGCATCGTGGCGGGCCTGGCCTTCTTTGCCCTGGGCTGCTTCATGTTCTTCCCCGCCTCGCGCGTGGCCACCTACGAAATCTTCCTCTTCGCCATCTTTGTTGAGGCCATCGGCCTGAGTTTCCTGGAGACTTCCGGCGACACTTATGCCACCCTGCTGGGCCCCAAGCGTATGGGCACCCTGCGCATCAATATTTCGCAGACTATGAACGCTCTGGGCAATATTATCGGCATTCTGCTGGGCAAGTACCTGGTCTTCCAAGATTCTAATCTCAAAGCCGAAATGAGCAAGCTCTCCAAGGCCGAAGCCACGAAATTCGGCGAGGAGCAGCTGGCGCGAACCTTGGAGCCCTACAAGTATCTGCTGATGATCCTGCTGGTGCTGCTGGTGGTCTTCGCCTTCACCAAGTTCCCCTCCGGCCGCCCCAAGACCAAGAGCGGGCAGGTGGCTTCGGCATCGATGGGGGAGACCTTACGCTACCTGGCGAAGAACAGCCGTTTCCAGCGCGGCGTCTTGGCCCAGTTCCTTTACATTGGTGTGCAGATCGGTATCTGGTCCTTCACTATCCGCCTGGCTCTGGAGCTGTTCCCGCACTTTAGCGACCGATATGCGGCCAATTTCATGCTCTACAGCTACGTCTGCTTCTTCGTGGGGCGCATCGTGGGCAGCTACCTACTCACCCGCTTCCGGGAGACTCGCGTGCTCGCTGTCTACATCTGCATCGGCACGGTGCTCCTGCTGGGCACTACGCTGATTCACAGTATTCTGGCTATTTGGCTGGCTGTGGGAGCGAGCTTCTTCATGGGACCCTCCTGGCCGACCATCTACTCCCGCACCCTGGAGACCGTGGAGGACCGCCGGTACACCGAGACCGCGGGAGCCTTCGTCGTGATGGCCATTGTCGGCGGCGCTATCCTGCCGGCCGTGCAGGGTCTGCTTTCGGATGCCACCAACATGCAGTTCTCCTTCATTCTGCCGACCGTTGAGTTTGCGCTCGTAGCCGTCTACTTCTTCTCCGAGATGAAGCACGACAAGCTCACCCCGGCCCAGCTCAAGAGCGCCGAAGCTGCCAAAACGAGCGAAGTTGAGGCAGGAACCCATGCGGCAGTAGGGGAGTGA